Proteins found in one Thunnus maccoyii chromosome 5, fThuMac1.1, whole genome shotgun sequence genomic segment:
- the tbc1d2b gene encoding TBC1 domain family member 2B, translating into MHEEEDGSDTNSCTASRIVASRSVDVAEVEGTKDQASKLCGYLNKLSGKGPLRGYKPRWFVYDPRKCYLYYFKTPQDALPLGHIEICDACFSYDVEGEEGQFEIRTAGKEFLLKAPSRQVMHYWLQQLQQKRWEYSNTRGSGQRDSWSSPTLAYPHAGLVGKDNDAFVFEKLSDSMEKVRSDFAMETETDGGGMVGIQSARGPSAVSTNPLNFSLKNFGTELRNSMSYLRPGRGGENRRSVFYTSNSSAEEWELVDAPPKDFPEPKHHPDTHRHSFGSSFTFDFVRNSSRPKRPLLRDMMGTGRFGRNVETRSSESSPVECNGSKSLEMQLRLQSQQEELSRMQQEQTKLREELASQKELVRLLQQTLRTSQCDRQPVRRPAPAPDSSAASDQNQAPVVTQEEVTQLETLLQDKDEQIQSLCGHMERLALEKESLQQELKGLKIKVGEINDQLGMLMETIQAKDEVIIKLSQQAPEQSGNPNDSGTPPPNKDQQEVDILKDSLQGYKSQNKFLNKEILELTVLRRNAESREKALEAKYTALEAKLCQVESKYLVLLQEVKSPVCSSSEQSHASDVISRLLEDALQAESPDQQEHLIFKPITVSEYDVFGFKTVPEEEEEEEKLVAKVRALELKSLSMTNQEVSVGVKWENYLASTMNRDLVRSPELKALIRCGVPHEHRSQVWRWCVSIHVKKFRDHLPPDYYETLLNVARDKPNPASKQIELDLLRTLPNNKHYASPSADGIQKLRNVLMAFSWRNPDIGYCQGLNRLAAIALLYLEQEDAFWSLIAIVEVFMPRDYYTKTLLGSQVDQRVFKDLMIEKLPRLHAHFEQHKVDFSLITFNWFLVVFVDSVVSEILFKIWDAFLYEGPKIIFRFALALFKYKEEEFLKLQDSTAIFKYLRCFTRTILDSRKLMNIAFVDMNPFPLRQIQNRRSFHLEKVRLELTELEAIRQTFLRERETSQDGRTFVSDDEEDN; encoded by the exons ATGCACGAAGAGGAGGATGGCAGCGACACAAACTCCTGCACAGCGTCCCGGATTGTGGCCTCCAGGTCGGTGGACGTGGCTGAGGTCGAGGGCACGAAGGATCAGGCCTCTAAGCTGTGCGGCTACTTGAACAAACTGTCCGGCAAGGGGCCTCTGAGAGGGTACAAACCGCGGTGGTTCGTGTATGACCCGAGGAAATGTTATTTGTATTACTTCAAGACTCCCCAAGATGCCTTGCCACTGGGGCACATCGAAATATGCGATGCGTGCTTTAGCTACGatgtggagggagaggagggtcAGTTTGAGATCCGTACTGCCGGGAAGGAGTTTCTCCTGAAG GCTCCCAGCAGGCAGGTGATGCATTACTGGCTCCAGCAGTTGCAACAGAAACGTTGGGAGTACAGCAATACACGAGGCTCCggacagagagacagctggAGCTCCCCGACCTTGGCCTACCCTCACGCCGGCCTTGTAGGCAAAGACAATG ATGCCTTCGTCTTTGAAAAACTCAGTGACAGCATGGAGAAAGTCCGCAGTGACTTTGCcatggagacagagacagatggtgGAGGAATGGTGGGGATCCAGTCAGCCAGAGGGCCTTCTGCTGTGTCCACAAACCCCCTCAACTTCTCCCTCAAAAACTTTGGTACAGAACTCAG GAACTCCATGTCTTATCTGCGGCCAGGCCGAGGAGGTGAGAACAGGCGCAGTGTGTTTTATACCAGCAACAGCAGCGCAGAGGAGTGGGAGCTGGTAGATGCCCCGCCCAAGGACTTCCCTGAACCGAAACATCATCCAGACACACATAGAC atTCCTTTGGATCATCGTTTACTTTCGACTTTGTGCGCAATTCATCGCGGCCTAAGAGGCCTTTGCTTCGAGACATGATGGGCACTGGGAGGTTTGGGCGCAACGTTGAGACACGCAGCTCTGAGAGCTCCCCAGTGGAGTGCAACGGTAGCAAATCTCTGGAAATGCAGCTTCGCCTCCAGAGCCAGCAGGAAGAACTGAGCCGCATGCAGCAGGAACAGACCAAACTCAGAGAGGAGCTGGCCAGTCAGAAG GAGCTGGTGAGACTTCTGCAGCAGACTTTAAGAACCTCTCAGTGTGATAGGCAGCCAGTGCGCCGCCCAGCTCCGGCTCCAGATTCATCTGCAGCCTCAGACCAGAACCAGGCTCCAGTAGTGACCCAGGAAGAGGTCACCCAATTGGAGACCCTGCTTCAGGACAAAGATGAACAGATCCAGTCCCTGTGCGGTCACATGGAGCGGCTCGCATTGGAGAAAGAAAGCCTGCAACAAGAGCTGAAGGGCCTGAAAATAAAGGTGGGGGAGATCAACGACCAGCTGGGCATGTTGATGGAGACCATCCAGGCCAAAGATGAAGTCATCATCAAGCTTTCGCAGCAGGCCCCTGAGCAAAGCGGCAACCCAAATGACTCTGGTACACCACCTCCCAACAAAGATCAGCAGGAAGTGGACATCCTTAAG GACAGTCTTCAAGGCTACAAATCTCAAAACAAGTTCCTGAACAAAGAGATCCTGGAGCTGACAGTATTACGCAGAAATGCAGAGAGTAGAGAAAAGGCTTTGGAAGCAAAG TATACGGCCCTGGAGGCTAAGTTGTGTCAGGTGGAGAGTAAGTATCTGGTGTTGCTTCAAGAGGTGAAGAGCCCAGTTTGTTCCTCCTCAGAGCAGAGCCATGCCAGTGATGTAATTTCTAGATTATTAGAGGATGCACTGCAGGCAGAGAGCCCTGACCAGCAAGAACACCTCATCTTCAAACCAATCACTGTCAG TGAGTATGACGTGTTTGGCTTCAAGACTGttcctgaggaggaggaagaagaggagaagctTGTTGCGAAGGTGAGAGCCTTGGAGCTGAAGTCCCTGTCCATGACAAATCAGGAGGTGTCCGTCGGGGTGAAGTGGGAGAACTATCTGGCCAGCACCATGAACAGAGACCTGGTGCGCTCCCCTGAGCTCAAGGCCCTGATTCGCTGCGGTGTTCCCCACGAGCATCGCTCCCAGGTGTGGCGCTGGTGTGTCTCCATCCATGTCAAGAAGTTCCGGGACCACTTGCCGCCCGACTATTATGAGACCTTACTAAACGTGGCCCGGGATAAGCCCAACCCGGCCTCGAAGCAGATCGAGCTGGACTTGCTGCGTACTTTGcccaacaacaagcactacGCCTCCCCCAGTGCAGACGGCATCCAGAAACTCAGGAACGTCCTCATGGCTTTCTCCTGGAGGAATCCAGACATCGGTTACTGCCAGGGACTTAACAG GCTGGCAGCGATTGCCTTGCTCTATCTGGAACAAGAGGATGCATTTTGGAGCCTCATAGCCATCGTGGAGGTCTTCATGCCAAGAGACTATTACACCAAGACTCTGCTTGGCTCTCAG GTTGACCAGCGCGTGTTCAAGGACCTGATGATCGAGAAGCTACCACGGCTCCATGCCCACTTTGAGCAGCACAAGGTAGACTTCTCCCTCATCACCTTCAACTGGTTCCTGGTGGTGTTTGTGGACAGCGTTGTGAGCGAGATCCTCTTTAAGATCTGGGATGCCTTTCTGTATGAGGGTCCAAAG atCATATTTCGCTTCGCTCTCGCTCTCTTCAAGTACAAAGAGGAAGAGTTTTTGAAGTTGCAGGATTCCACAGCCATCTTCAAATATCTTCGATGCTTCACGCGCACAATCCTTGATTCAAG GAAGCTGATGAACATCGCTTTTGTGGACATGAACCCGTTCCCCCTGAGGCAAATCCAGAACCGCCGCTCCTTCCACCTGGAGAAAGTCCGTCTTGAGCTGACCGAGCTGGAGGCGATCAGACAGACTTTCCTCAGGGAGAGGGAGACGTCTCAGGATGGACGGACCTTCGTCAGCGACGATGAGGAGGACAATTGA